From the Candidatus Bipolaricaulota bacterium genome, the window TTCAAGCTTCGCCGAGTGGGGAAGGTGGTGTTCCTTCCCCAGGTGAGGATTCTCAATTCGACGCGAAAACTCTCGGGCTGGCGCGGGTTGGGCTACCTCGCTCACCACACGGGCAATTACTTCCGCCTCTGTTGGCTGCGCTACAACGACGTGTGAGCCATTCAGCGCAAGCGGCGCGATTAGAACTCGAAAACAGGACCACAGGGCGTGATCTTCCGGAGATCCCGATCCGAATCCATTTCCTGATCACCTTACGCAACACAGGGATCAAGATCGTTCCTCTTCGGCCGCACCAGTGCTCGCGGTTTTGCACTTGACCGGCGGACGCGAGCCTGCTATAATGAATTAGTTCTTTCTGAGAAGGAACTAACAGGTATGCAAGTTATAAAGGGCGATCAAGGACTCCTGCGGGATCACAACCGCGGTCTGATCGTGAACCTCCTTCGGGCGGTCGGCCCGAGTTCACGGGCTGATATCGCACGGCGCACCGGCCTTGCCCCTTCTGCCCTCACCCGGTTGGTACGGGAACTGATACAGGAGGGGGTGGTAATCGAGGTCGGGAAGAGCCATTCCCACATGGGCCGACGCCCGACGCTCATCGCGTTCAACCCGCACTTCGCCACCACGATCGGGATCAAGGTGGAGGACGTGCGCCTCCTCGGGGCGCGGGTCGATTTGGACGGGAGGATCGAGGCGCGAGCGGAAATCCCCTTCCTCAAGCCGCCAACCCCAACAGCGGTGATGAGACAGGTAGTCGAGCTTGTGAACTCCCTGCGGCAGGGGCGCACCCTCGGAGTCGGCCTGTGCATCTCCGGATCGGTCGACCCGATCAATGGGGTCGATCTCTACTCACCGATCCTCGGGTGGCGGAACGTGGCGCTCCAGACCCCGCTTGAGAAGATGCTTGAGCTCTCGGTTCGAGTGGAGAACGACGTGAACGCCCTTACCCTCGCCGAGCGCTGGCACGGGGCAGGGGCTGAATTCCGAAATTTCGTGTGCCTGACGGTCGGGGAGGGGATCGGTGCAGGGGTGGTGATCAACGGTGATCTCTATCGTGGTACGTTCGGGGGTGCGGGTGAGGTGGGGCACATCACGATCGACCCCGACGGACCCCGTTGCCGCTGCGGGGAACGGGGGTGTCTCGAGGTGTTCGCCTCGGACCAATTCCTGGCGGCGGAGGCGGCCCGGCTCGGGTTTCCCGATATCCCTTCCTTGGAACAGGCGGCGCGGCGCGGGTTGGACGAGGCACGCGGGGTGTTCGACCGGATGGGGCGCTATCTTGGAATCGGGGCGAAGAACCTCGTCAACCTTCTCAACCCCGAGGCGATCGTCC encodes:
- a CDS encoding ROK family transcriptional regulator; protein product: MQVIKGDQGLLRDHNRGLIVNLLRAVGPSSRADIARRTGLAPSALTRLVRELIQEGVVIEVGKSHSHMGRRPTLIAFNPHFATTIGIKVEDVRLLGARVDLDGRIEARAEIPFLKPPTPTAVMRQVVELVNSLRQGRTLGVGLCISGSVDPINGVDLYSPILGWRNVALQTPLEKMLELSVRVENDVNALTLAERWHGAGAEFRNFVCLTVGEGIGAGVVINGDLYRGTFGGAGEVGHITIDPDGPRCRCGERGCLEVFASDQFLAAEAARLGFPDIPSLEQAARRGLDEARGVFDRMGRYLGIGAKNLVNLLNPEAIVLGGERMDAADLFLPAFEEEVRNHSFPEAAKDLKIVPAALGEDGFLIGAATLVSSEFFRLPTERIET